A single genomic interval of Alligator mississippiensis isolate rAllMis1 chromosome 15, rAllMis1, whole genome shotgun sequence harbors:
- the PRCC gene encoding proline-rich protein PRCC — MSLVAYASSEEESEAEAEEEAPPLPPPPARGLFSALPPPQALGPGFPLLPPPPFLLGPPFGAPPPGLALPPPPRAPGPGPGLVLPPPAEPGPAKTKKRGEPVRIAAPELPRGESDSEEDEPAKKKNSLQGRGEGSGLSALLPQPKNSTVKETNRVLLPYAFTRKAAENAPESKPARAPTSSSKTKPLFKPAVATTPSPSAIKAAAKSAALQVTKQITQEEDDSDEEVEPENYFSLSDKSEPSVVSTEAYVYSGTVVTEDPPPGTEPEPQFQDAAANAPLEFKTAVGSSSTQHSWAPKPGEEYGDQSYNQFPGYSDANATGAYYQDYYSSGYYQEMEPAQGPPQETGSDSSFIDDEAFKRLQGKRNRGREEINFVDIKGDDQLSGAQQWLTKSLTEEKTMKSFSKKKGDQPTGQQRRKHQITYLIHQAKERELELKNTWSENKLSRRQTQAKYGF, encoded by the exons ATGTCCCTGGTGGCCTACGCCAGCAGCGAGGAGGAGAGCGAGGcggaggcagaggaggaggccccgccgctgccgccgccgccggcccgcGGGCTCTTCTCCGCCCTGCCGCCGCCGCAGGCGCTGGGGCCCGGCTtcccgctgctgccgccgccgcccttCCTGCTGGGCCCCCCCTTCGGCGCGCCCCCGCCCGGCCTGGCCCTGCCGCCTCCGCCccgcgcccccggccccggccccggcctcgTCCTGCCGCCCCCCGCCGAGCCGGGCCCCGCCAAGACCAAGAAGCGCGGCGAGCCCGTGCGCATCGCGGCCCCCGAGCTGCCCCGGGGAGAG TCAGATTCCGAGGAAGATGAACCAGCAAAGAAGAAGAATAGTCTTCAG GGTCGTGGCGAGGGCTCCGGTTTGTCTGCTCTGCTTCCTCAACCCAAGAACTCTACAGTGAAAGAGACAAATCGGGTACTTTTGCCCTACGCTTTCACGCGGAAAGCAGCAGAGAATGCCCCTGAGTCCAAACCGGCCAGGGCCCCAACCTCCTCCTCTAAGACAAAACCCCTGTTCAAGCCAGCAGTGGCCACGACCCCTTCGCCGTCTGCTATCAAAGCAGCTGCCAAAAGTGCTGCCCTGCAGGTGACCAAGCAGATCACCCAGGAGGAAGATGACAGCGACGAAGAGGTGGAGCCCGAGAATTACTTCTCCTTGTCGGACAAGAGCGAGCCCAGCGTGGTCAGCACGGAGGCATACGTGTACTCTGGCACTGTGGTGACAGAGGACCCGCCCCCTGGCACAGAACCAGAGCCCCAGTTCCAGGATGCTGCTGCAAATGCCCCTCTGGAATTCAAGACTGCCGTGGGTTCGAGCTCCACACAGCACAGCTGGGCACCCAAGCCTGGTGAAGAGTATGGTGACCAGTCATACAATCAGTTCCCTGGCTACagtgatgccaatgctactggTGCTTACTACCAG GATTACTACAGCAGTGGCTATTACCAGGAGATGGAGCCGGCCCAGGGACCGCCACAAGAGACTGGCAGTGACTCCTCCTTCATCGACGATGAAGCG TTCAAGCGTCTCCAAGGCAAGCGGAACCGAGGGAGGGAAGAGATCAATTTTGTGGACATCAAAGGAGACGATCAGCTGAGCGGTGCCCAGCAGTGGTTGACCAAATCCTTAACGGAGGAGAAGACCATGAAGTCTTTCAGCAAG AAAAAAGGAGACCAGCCCACTGGGCAGCAGAGGAGAAAGCACCAGATCACGTACCTGATTCACCAg gcaAAGGAGCGAGAACTGGAATTGAAAAATACGTGGTCCGAAAACAAACTCAGCCGGCGCCAGACCCAGGCCAAATATGGATTTTAG